A stretch of Mus caroli chromosome 5, CAROLI_EIJ_v1.1, whole genome shotgun sequence DNA encodes these proteins:
- the Hip1r gene encoding huntingtin-interacting protein 1-related protein isoform X1 — MRLAQSVGISGGHTDRVCLDVPGCRSDLRTLKAISISKAINSQEAPVKEKHARRIILGTHHEKGAFTFWSYAIGLPLSSSSILSWKFCHVLHKVLRDGHPNVLHDYQRYRSNIREIGDLWGHLRDQYGHLVNIYTKLLLTKISFHLKHPQFPAGLEVTDEVLEKAAGTDVNNIFQLTVEMFDYMDCELKLSEAVFRQLNTAIAVSQMSSGQCRLAPLIQVIQDCSHLYHYTVKLMFKLHSCLPADTLQGHRDRFHEQFHSLKNFFRRASDMLYFKRLIQIPRLPEGPPNFLRASALAEHIKPVVVIPEEAPEEEEPENLIEISSAPPAGEPVVVADLFDQTFGPPNGSMKDDRDLQIENLKREVETLRAELEKIKMEAQRYISQLKGQVNGLEAELEEQRKQKQKALVDNEQLRHELAQLKALQLEGARNQGLREEAERKASATEARYSKLKEKHSELINTHAELLRKNADTAKQLTVTQQSQEEVARVKEQLAFQMEQVKRESEMKMEEQSDQLEKLKRELAARAGELARAQEALSRTEQSGSELSSRLDTLNAEKEALSGAVRQREAELLAAQSLVREKEEALSQEQQRSSQEKGELRGQLAEKESREQGLRQRLLDEQLAVLRSAAAEAEAILQDAVSKLDDPLHLRCTSSPDYLVSRAQAALDSVSGLERGHTQYLASSEDASALVAALTRFSHLAADTIVNGAATSHLAPTDPADRLMDTCRECGARALELVGQLQEQTMLPRAQPSLMRTPLQGILQLGQDLKPKSLDVRQEELGAMVDKEMAATSAAIEDAVRRIEDMMSQARHESSGVKLEVNERILNSCTDLMKAIRLLVMTSTSLQKEIVESGRGAATQQEFYAKNSRWTEGLISASKAVGWGATQLVESADKVVLHMGKYEELIVCSHEIAASTAQLVAASKVKANKNSPHLSRLQECSRTVNERAANVVASTKSGQEQIEDRDTMDFSGLSLIKLKKQEMETQVRVLELEKTLEAERVRLGELRKQHYVLAGGMGTPSEEEPSRPSPAPRSGATKKPPLAQKPSIAPRTDNQLDKKDGVYPAQLVNY, encoded by the exons ATGAGACTAGCCCAGTCCGTGGGGATCAGTGGTGGGCATACTGATAGGGTCTGCTTAGATGTTCCTGGCTGTCGCTCTGACCTCAGGACCCTGAAG GCCATCAGTATCAGCAAAGCCATCAACAGTCAGGAGGCCCCAGTGAAGGAGAAGCACGCCCGGC GTATCATCCTGGGCACGCATCATGAGAAGGGAGCCTTCACCTTCTGGTCCTATGCCATCGGCCTGCCACTGTCCAGCAGCTCCATCCTCAGCTGGAAATTCTGTCATGTCCTTCACAAGGTCCTCCGGGATGGACACCCCAAC GTCCTGCATGACTATCAGCGGTACCGGAGCAACATACGTGAGATCGGCGACTTGTGG GGCCACCTTCGTGACCAGTATGGACACCTGGTGAATATCTATACCAAACTGTTGCTGACTAAGATCTCCTTCCACCTTAAG CACCCCCAGTTTCCTGCAGGCCTGGAGGTAACGGATGAGGTGTTGGAGAAGGCGGCGGGAACTGACGTCAACAACAT TTTTCAGCTCACCGTGGAGATGTTTGACTACATGGACTGTGAACTGAAGCTTTCTGAGGCAG TTTTCCGGCAGCTCAACACGGCCATCGCAGTGTCCCAGATGTCTTCTGGCCAGTGTCGCCTAGCGCCGCTCATCCAGGTCATTCAGGACTGCAGCCACCTGTACCACTACACAGTGAAGCTCATGTTCAAGCTGCACTCCT GTCTCCCGGCAGACACCCTGCAAGGCCACAGGGATCGGTTCCACGAGCAGTTCCACAG CCTCAAAAACTTCTTCCGCCGAGCTTCGGACATGCTGTACTTCAAGAGGCTCATCCAGATCCCGCGGCTGCCTGAG GGACCTCCCAATTTCCTGCGGGCTTCAGCCCTGGCCGAGCACATCAAGCCGGTGGTGGTGATTCCCGAGGAGGCGCCCGaggaagaggagcctgagaaCCTAATTGAGATCAGCAGTGCGCCCCCTGCTGGGGAGCCAGTG GTGGTGGCTGACCTCTTTGATCAGACCTTTGGACCCCCCAATGGCTCCATGAAGGATGACAG GGACCTCCAGATCGAGAACTTGAAGAGAGAGGTGGAGACCCTCCGTGCTGAGCTGGAGAAGATTAAGATGGAG GCGCAGCGGTACATCTCCCAGCTGAAGGGCCAGGTGAATGgcctggaggcagagctggaggagCAACgcaagcagaagcagaaggccCTGGTGGACAACGAGCAGCTGCGTCACGAGCTGGCCCAGCTCAAGGCCCTGCAGCTGGAGGGCGCCCGCAACCAGGGCCTGCGAGAGGAAGCGGAGA GGAAGGCCAGTGCCACGGAAGCACGCTACAGCAAGCTGAAAGAGAAACACAGCGAACTCATTAACACGCACGCTGAGCTGCTCAGGAAG AACGCAGACACGGCCAAGCAGCTGACAGTGACACAACAGAGCCAGGAGGAGGTGGCACGGGTAAAGGAGCAGCTGGCCTTCCAGATGGAGCAAGTGAAGCGTGAGTCTGAGATGAAG ATGGAAGAGCAGAGTGACCAGTTGGAGAAGCTCAAGAGAGAGCTGGCGGccagggcaggagagctggcccgtGCGCAGGAGGCCCTGAGCCGCACAGAACAG AGTGGGTCAGAGCTGAGCTCACGGCTGGACACACTGAACGCGGAGAAGGAAGCCCTGAGTGGAGCCGTTCGGCAGCGTGAGGCAGAGCTGCTGGCCGCTCAGAGCCTGGTgcgggagaaggaggaggcactTAGCCAAGAGCAGCAGCGGAGCTCCCAGGAGAAGGGCGAGCTACGGGGGCAGCTGGCAGAAAAG GAGTCTCGGGAGCAGGGGCTTCGGCAGAGGTTGCTGGATGAACAGTTGGCGGTGTTGCGAAGCGCAGccgctgaggcagaggccatccTACAGGATGCAGTGAGCAAGCTGGACGACCCCCTGCACCTCCGCTGCACCAGCTCCCCAG ACTACTTGGTGAGCCGGGCTCAGGCAGCCCTGGACAGTGTGAGTGGCCTGGAGCGGGGCCACACCCAGTACCTGGCTTCCTCTGAAG ATGCTTCTGCCCTGGTGGCAGCGCTGACCCGCTTCTCTCATTTGGCTGCGGACACCATTGTCAATGGTGCTGCCACCTCCCACCTGGCCCCCACTGACCCCGCCGACC GCCTGATGGACACATGCAGGGAGTGTGGAGCCCGGGCTCTGGAGCTGGTGGGACAGCTGCAAGAGCAGACGATGCTACCAAGGGCTCAACCCAGCCTGATGCGGACCCCCCTGCAGGGCATTCTGCAGTTGGGCCAG GACTTGAAGCCTAAGAGCTTGGATGTACGGCAAGAGGAGCTAGGGGCCATGGTGGACAAGGAGATGGCGGCCACTTCGGCAGCCATTGAGGACGCTGTGCGGAGGATCGAG GACATGATGAGCCAGGCCCGCCACGAGAGCTCGGGAGTGAAACTGGAGGTGAATGAGAG GATCCTCAACTCCTGCACAGACCTGATGAAG GCTATCCGGCTCCTGGTGATGACCTCCACCAGCCTGCAGAAGGAAATTGTGGAGAGCGGCAGG GGGGCAGCAACGCAGCAGGAATTTTATGCCAAGAATTCACGGTGGACTGAAGGCCTCATCTCAGCCTCTAAGGCAGTGGGCTGGGGAGCCACACAGCTGGT AGAGTCAGCCGACAAGGTTGTGCTTCACATGGGCAAATACGAGGAACTCATCGTCTGCTCCCATGAGATTGCGGCCAGCACGGCCCAGCTGGTGGCAGCCTCAAAG GTGAAAGCCAACAAGAACAGTCCCCATTTGAGCCGCCTGCAGGAGTGTTCCCGCACTGTCAACGAGAGGGCTGCCAACGTCGTGGCCTCCACCAAATCCGGCCAGGAGCAGATCGAGGATAGAG ACACCATGGATTTCTCTGGCCTGTCCCTCATCAAGTTGAAAAAGCAGGAGATGGAGACTCAG GTGCGAGTCTTGGAACTGGAGAAGACACTAGAGGCAGAGCGTGTCCGGCTCGGGGAGCTTCGGAAACAGCACTATGTACTGGCTGGGGGGATGGGGACACCTAGCGAAGAAGAACCCAGCAGACCCAGCCCAGCTCCCCGAAGTGGGGCTACTAAGAAGCCACCGCTGGCCCAGAAACCCAGCATAGCCCCCAGGACAGACAACCAG CTCGACAAAAAGGATGGTGTCTACCCAGCTCAACTTGTGAACTACTAG
- the Hip1r gene encoding huntingtin-interacting protein 1-related protein isoform X2 yields MNSIKNVPARVLSRRPGHSLEAEREQFDKTQAISISKAINSQEAPVKEKHARRIILGTHHEKGAFTFWSYAIGLPLSSSSILSWKFCHVLHKVLRDGHPNVLHDYQRYRSNIREIGDLWGHLRDQYGHLVNIYTKLLLTKISFHLKHPQFPAGLEVTDEVLEKAAGTDVNNIFQLTVEMFDYMDCELKLSEAVFRQLNTAIAVSQMSSGQCRLAPLIQVIQDCSHLYHYTVKLMFKLHSCLPADTLQGHRDRFHEQFHSLKNFFRRASDMLYFKRLIQIPRLPEGPPNFLRASALAEHIKPVVVIPEEAPEEEEPENLIEISSAPPAGEPVVVADLFDQTFGPPNGSMKDDRDLQIENLKREVETLRAELEKIKMEAQRYISQLKGQVNGLEAELEEQRKQKQKALVDNEQLRHELAQLKALQLEGARNQGLREEAERKASATEARYSKLKEKHSELINTHAELLRKNADTAKQLTVTQQSQEEVARVKEQLAFQMEQVKRESEMKMEEQSDQLEKLKRELAARAGELARAQEALSRTEQSGSELSSRLDTLNAEKEALSGAVRQREAELLAAQSLVREKEEALSQEQQRSSQEKGELRGQLAEKESREQGLRQRLLDEQLAVLRSAAAEAEAILQDAVSKLDDPLHLRCTSSPDYLVSRAQAALDSVSGLERGHTQYLASSEDASALVAALTRFSHLAADTIVNGAATSHLAPTDPADRLMDTCRECGARALELVGQLQEQTMLPRAQPSLMRTPLQGILQLGQDLKPKSLDVRQEELGAMVDKEMAATSAAIEDAVRRIEDMMSQARHESSGVKLEVNERILNSCTDLMKAIRLLVMTSTSLQKEIVESGRGAATQQEFYAKNSRWTEGLISASKAVGWGATQLVESADKVVLHMGKYEELIVCSHEIAASTAQLVAASKVKANKNSPHLSRLQECSRTVNERAANVVASTKSGQEQIEDRDTMDFSGLSLIKLKKQEMETQVRVLELEKTLEAERVRLGELRKQHYVLAGGMGTPSEEEPSRPSPAPRSGATKKPPLAQKPSIAPRTDNQLDKKDGVYPAQLVNY; encoded by the exons GCCATCAGTATCAGCAAAGCCATCAACAGTCAGGAGGCCCCAGTGAAGGAGAAGCACGCCCGGC GTATCATCCTGGGCACGCATCATGAGAAGGGAGCCTTCACCTTCTGGTCCTATGCCATCGGCCTGCCACTGTCCAGCAGCTCCATCCTCAGCTGGAAATTCTGTCATGTCCTTCACAAGGTCCTCCGGGATGGACACCCCAAC GTCCTGCATGACTATCAGCGGTACCGGAGCAACATACGTGAGATCGGCGACTTGTGG GGCCACCTTCGTGACCAGTATGGACACCTGGTGAATATCTATACCAAACTGTTGCTGACTAAGATCTCCTTCCACCTTAAG CACCCCCAGTTTCCTGCAGGCCTGGAGGTAACGGATGAGGTGTTGGAGAAGGCGGCGGGAACTGACGTCAACAACAT TTTTCAGCTCACCGTGGAGATGTTTGACTACATGGACTGTGAACTGAAGCTTTCTGAGGCAG TTTTCCGGCAGCTCAACACGGCCATCGCAGTGTCCCAGATGTCTTCTGGCCAGTGTCGCCTAGCGCCGCTCATCCAGGTCATTCAGGACTGCAGCCACCTGTACCACTACACAGTGAAGCTCATGTTCAAGCTGCACTCCT GTCTCCCGGCAGACACCCTGCAAGGCCACAGGGATCGGTTCCACGAGCAGTTCCACAG CCTCAAAAACTTCTTCCGCCGAGCTTCGGACATGCTGTACTTCAAGAGGCTCATCCAGATCCCGCGGCTGCCTGAG GGACCTCCCAATTTCCTGCGGGCTTCAGCCCTGGCCGAGCACATCAAGCCGGTGGTGGTGATTCCCGAGGAGGCGCCCGaggaagaggagcctgagaaCCTAATTGAGATCAGCAGTGCGCCCCCTGCTGGGGAGCCAGTG GTGGTGGCTGACCTCTTTGATCAGACCTTTGGACCCCCCAATGGCTCCATGAAGGATGACAG GGACCTCCAGATCGAGAACTTGAAGAGAGAGGTGGAGACCCTCCGTGCTGAGCTGGAGAAGATTAAGATGGAG GCGCAGCGGTACATCTCCCAGCTGAAGGGCCAGGTGAATGgcctggaggcagagctggaggagCAACgcaagcagaagcagaaggccCTGGTGGACAACGAGCAGCTGCGTCACGAGCTGGCCCAGCTCAAGGCCCTGCAGCTGGAGGGCGCCCGCAACCAGGGCCTGCGAGAGGAAGCGGAGA GGAAGGCCAGTGCCACGGAAGCACGCTACAGCAAGCTGAAAGAGAAACACAGCGAACTCATTAACACGCACGCTGAGCTGCTCAGGAAG AACGCAGACACGGCCAAGCAGCTGACAGTGACACAACAGAGCCAGGAGGAGGTGGCACGGGTAAAGGAGCAGCTGGCCTTCCAGATGGAGCAAGTGAAGCGTGAGTCTGAGATGAAG ATGGAAGAGCAGAGTGACCAGTTGGAGAAGCTCAAGAGAGAGCTGGCGGccagggcaggagagctggcccgtGCGCAGGAGGCCCTGAGCCGCACAGAACAG AGTGGGTCAGAGCTGAGCTCACGGCTGGACACACTGAACGCGGAGAAGGAAGCCCTGAGTGGAGCCGTTCGGCAGCGTGAGGCAGAGCTGCTGGCCGCTCAGAGCCTGGTgcgggagaaggaggaggcactTAGCCAAGAGCAGCAGCGGAGCTCCCAGGAGAAGGGCGAGCTACGGGGGCAGCTGGCAGAAAAG GAGTCTCGGGAGCAGGGGCTTCGGCAGAGGTTGCTGGATGAACAGTTGGCGGTGTTGCGAAGCGCAGccgctgaggcagaggccatccTACAGGATGCAGTGAGCAAGCTGGACGACCCCCTGCACCTCCGCTGCACCAGCTCCCCAG ACTACTTGGTGAGCCGGGCTCAGGCAGCCCTGGACAGTGTGAGTGGCCTGGAGCGGGGCCACACCCAGTACCTGGCTTCCTCTGAAG ATGCTTCTGCCCTGGTGGCAGCGCTGACCCGCTTCTCTCATTTGGCTGCGGACACCATTGTCAATGGTGCTGCCACCTCCCACCTGGCCCCCACTGACCCCGCCGACC GCCTGATGGACACATGCAGGGAGTGTGGAGCCCGGGCTCTGGAGCTGGTGGGACAGCTGCAAGAGCAGACGATGCTACCAAGGGCTCAACCCAGCCTGATGCGGACCCCCCTGCAGGGCATTCTGCAGTTGGGCCAG GACTTGAAGCCTAAGAGCTTGGATGTACGGCAAGAGGAGCTAGGGGCCATGGTGGACAAGGAGATGGCGGCCACTTCGGCAGCCATTGAGGACGCTGTGCGGAGGATCGAG GACATGATGAGCCAGGCCCGCCACGAGAGCTCGGGAGTGAAACTGGAGGTGAATGAGAG GATCCTCAACTCCTGCACAGACCTGATGAAG GCTATCCGGCTCCTGGTGATGACCTCCACCAGCCTGCAGAAGGAAATTGTGGAGAGCGGCAGG GGGGCAGCAACGCAGCAGGAATTTTATGCCAAGAATTCACGGTGGACTGAAGGCCTCATCTCAGCCTCTAAGGCAGTGGGCTGGGGAGCCACACAGCTGGT AGAGTCAGCCGACAAGGTTGTGCTTCACATGGGCAAATACGAGGAACTCATCGTCTGCTCCCATGAGATTGCGGCCAGCACGGCCCAGCTGGTGGCAGCCTCAAAG GTGAAAGCCAACAAGAACAGTCCCCATTTGAGCCGCCTGCAGGAGTGTTCCCGCACTGTCAACGAGAGGGCTGCCAACGTCGTGGCCTCCACCAAATCCGGCCAGGAGCAGATCGAGGATAGAG ACACCATGGATTTCTCTGGCCTGTCCCTCATCAAGTTGAAAAAGCAGGAGATGGAGACTCAG GTGCGAGTCTTGGAACTGGAGAAGACACTAGAGGCAGAGCGTGTCCGGCTCGGGGAGCTTCGGAAACAGCACTATGTACTGGCTGGGGGGATGGGGACACCTAGCGAAGAAGAACCCAGCAGACCCAGCCCAGCTCCCCGAAGTGGGGCTACTAAGAAGCCACCGCTGGCCCAGAAACCCAGCATAGCCCCCAGGACAGACAACCAG CTCGACAAAAAGGATGGTGTCTACCCAGCTCAACTTGTGAACTACTAG